The Glandiceps talaboti chromosome 9, keGlaTala1.1, whole genome shotgun sequence genome window below encodes:
- the LOC144440161 gene encoding uncharacterized protein LOC144440161 has product MYFTGKSTLQKKRKADEAFASELPLANSMSSAPPLANKHYKPYDYLAYIELRQSVLRQFNPENIPFHQYATVMMVLDDMKETCKIKTPLGISVVGMAKVLRHIKSGNDDGRLVWKFTNVLAVWAPFFNLAFEKLQELNADLFEQLVKLLPHGKELPSVDQIIAIRNQVENSEEYIQDFLYFVELLAEVMHQQSTQPLSTSD; this is encoded by the exons ATGTATTTCACAGGGAAGAGTACACTACAGAAAAAGAGGAAAGCCGATGAAGCTTTTGCCAGTGAATTACCATTGGCAAATTCCATGTCATCTGCGCCTCCTTTGGCCAACAAGCATTACAAACCGTACGACTACTTGGCTTACATT GAACTCAGACAGAGTGTTCTCCGACAATTCAATCCAGAGAATATACCATTCCATCAGTATGCAACCGTTATGATGGTATTGGATGACATGAAAGAAACATGCAAAATCAAAACACCCTTGGGCATTTCTGTCGTTGGGATGGCCAAAGTTCTTCGTCACATCAAAAGCGGCAACGATGACGGACGGTTGGTGTGGAAGTTTACAAATGTACTGGCAGTATGGGCGCCGTTTTTTAACCTTGCATTTGAAAAACTGCAGGAACTGAATGCCGATTTGTTCGAACAGCTTGTTAAGCTTCTCCCTCATGGTAAAGAGCTTCCGAGTGTTGACCAAATCATTGCAATACGAAACCAAGTAGAAAACAGTGAGGAGTATATACAGGATTTTTTATACTTTGTGGAACTACTTGCAGAAGTGATGCACCAACAAAGTACACAGCCACTATCAACCAGTGACTAA
- the LOC144440410 gene encoding uncharacterized protein LOC144440410 has protein sequence MYLAPCIVLFAVVFASSNSTATATTITDKQPLQPPPTADPARCPSNHYEYVLSKRVRVCRQCRQCPDGVKVLSPCNLTADTLCRGCVDGNDFYDEVTKLCLYIPQHRSEKKTTSDVSLDSESSSFSEIILVSAAYFGLVLITSLGLCFLIWFGNKIAGQLRKEEKPPVYTVQGVNLLHRVPPYPCDDTASLCSTCVTDIDIDDPTTCSTRLSTVTC, from the exons ATGTATCTGGCGCCGTGCATCGTGTTGTTCGCCGTCGTTTTTGCAAGTTCAAACTCGACagccaccgccaccaccatcaCCGACAAGCAGCCCCTACAGCCACCGCCAACTGCAGATCCTGCCCGGTGTCCCTCCAACCACTACGAGTATGTATTGTCAAAGAGGGTACGAGTGTGTCGCCAGTGTCGCCAGTGCCCGGATGGGGTAAAAGTTCTTTCACCTTGTAACCTTACAGCAGACACTCTCTGTCGAGGATGCGTTGACGGTAACGACTTTTACGACGAAGTCACGAAATTGTGTCTGTACATCCCTCAACATCGTTCAGAGAAGAAGACGACTAGTGATGTCTCGTTAGACTCAGAGTCATCATCGTTCAGTGAAATCATACTTGTCTCAGCAGCTTATTTCGGCCTGGTCCTCATCACGTCTCTTGGCCTGTGCTTTCTAATTTGGTTCGGGAATAAAATTGCCGGCCAGTTAAGGAAGGAAGAGAAACCACCTGTGTACACCGTTCAAG gtGTAAATCTCCTACACCGAGTGCCACCTTATCCTTGTGATGATACAGCAAGTCTTTGCAGTACATGTGTTACCGATATCGATATCGATGATCCTACAACTTGTAGTACAAGACTGTCGACTGTAACGTGTTAA